The Phaseolus vulgaris cultivar G19833 chromosome 10, P. vulgaris v2.0, whole genome shotgun sequence DNA window aaaaatatattgaatagGAGTATTTAGTTACTCGAACCCATTTACAACCTAATACCATATAAATGTAGATTAGGAAAATAATAGATTCTGAATCAATCTATCTAAATCAAGCCCTCTAAATCTCTACCCTTCGGAAAAATGAGTCATCTTCATCTAGACCTTATAGAATTTTCAATAAGTCATCAAATCATACTCAATATGCAGAAGAATGTTCCAATACTAATGTTTCTACAATACCCGTTCTGGACTCAAACGCAttgagaatgatcgaatgccaAACACCTTTGAACAATGCTATAACTACATAGAAGAAGCCCATGAATATTGTAGCAAAAAtcactaattttagaaacataTACGTGTCGAGGAAAAATGCACGTTGAACTATTATGCCCTAACAATTAGGATGTACATGGCAGCAAGCACTGCAAATGTCTTCCAAACTTTACATGCCGCAATTAATTTGTCACAATGACAAGTATATTTGAAAGATTCTTTTGCACAATGTCTTTAGGACCAATCACAAATGGGTGCCTTTTGtgcattaataatattattttcgtTTCAAACAATAGCAAATGGGTGCTTTCCCTATGCAGGACATGCTTGTAGCAGCAACGGATACAACTGCAGCAACAACCGTGTGGGCTATGACTGCACTACTACATAATCCAAGAGTAATGAAGAAAGTTCAAGAAGAAATTAGGACTTTGGGAGGTAAGAAAGAATTTCTAGAAgaagatgatattgaaaagtttCCCTATTTGAAAGCTGTGATAAAAGAGGTATTCAGACGGTATCCACCAGCACCACTACTTGTGGCAAGAGAAACAAATAAAGCATGCATGATAGGTAGTTATGAAATTCCAGCCAAGACAATAGTGTTTGTTAATGCTTGGGCAATCCATAGAGACCCTGAGTCTTGGAAAGACCCAGAAGAGTTTTTACCCGAAAGGTTCTTAGATAGTACTGTAGATTTTCATGGCCATGATTTTGAGTTAATTCCATTTGGTGCTGGTCGTAGAATTTGTCCTGGTATTCCTATGGCTGTTGCCTCACTCAATCTTATTCTTGCTAATATTCTAAATTCTTTCGATTGGGAATTACCAGAAGGAGTGAGAAAAGAAGACATTGATACAGAAATGTTGCCAGGGCTTGCTCAGCATAAGAAGAATCCACTCTATGTTTTGGCCAAGCCTCGAATCTAAATCTTTAATAATAATGTAACTTATAATACTGTTTGTCCTTCCATTTGGCAGAAATAAGGGCATGTTGATGTTATGTGTGCTCTTGATCTTTTACTGCATTGTGTTAGCTTAATCAATTACCTTTCCCATGTATCTTTCTTTGATTTCCTCATGAGAGAATAAAATGAGAAATGTATATACTGTGTTGATATTTAACGTTTACTattaagtttttaattattagattcttaatttttaatttatagatgtagtatctaatttattctatagtaactaatttatttttatatctaatattagtttatatttaattatttttttaatgaacgGTGATAATTCTTAAATATGTAATGATTTCTCAAAATATGTAATTGACACGCATagtcataatttaaaattaaaaaagaataaagttgtgaaattaaaaaaaaattaaagttgtgATTATAGTTATGATTCCAAATCATTCATAGTTTGATGCTATATGGTGTGAGATTGGTGTAATCTGAGCTATGAATAATTAACATGTATTAGAAATGATAAAGGATTTTTATACCATTATATATGATTTATATGTTATAGAGTTTCAAAAATACTCACAAACACTTCTAacttaatattttcaaaataagtttAACATGGAGAAACAAGTAagaacatttattattattgaatctATCCTTATCtctagaaatataaatattcattACTATCGGGTCTAAATCTATTGTCAGAAATTTATTCAGTTAAATTACTATAGAGCGTTTACATATAAACAAATACGATAACAGAGAAATATGCAAATGTAATAGGTAAAAAGTAAAtgtaagagaaagagaaaaaaaacaatCACATACATAACTTAATATGCTTTGATTAACTTCAATCTATGTCTACAAaagaatttattataatttgatattaCAATTCTCTCACGACAAACTCTCACTAAAGAACAGTTGAAACATTAGTATCATCTGATGATACAAAGTCATATTTGTATATTGCAATATTGTCATAACTAACTCACGTGAAACACGCCTATACTAATGAGGAAGACATGTGACAATGCTTATCGTTACTAAATTGGAAAGTCACTTAGATGGTTTCACCATATCATCCATGTCTTAGTAGATACTAAGAGACTAAATAATCTATTGAGACCATATACCACATACGATAGAAGTTGTGTATAAAACATTGGAATATTTACACAATTAGATGACCTAGGAACCTTTAGACAAGATTTTACTAAGTTAATCTTCACAAATCTCCATCTTGGTTTAGCACAAATCCTCCAAGCAACAGTCATTTTCTGCCACTAAGCCCATTACAAGTTCCATCGTCAATCATTTGGATAAAATATAAGTAATGAAAGAACTTGTTGCCTAGCAGAACCTTCCTAATCATATAAGAGGGATTATGATATGTTGAAACCTTCATCACCTTTACAAATACTCAAGTATTCTCCTTTCTAAAATGTAACTTAACATTAATATCCTTAGTGGTTTCATGGTATACTTTATTCTTAAACATCTATATTGTGTTGCTATTGTCACAGTGACAATTTGTCGTTGCACCTTCAGCTCTTTGGCTAGACCCTTCAACCATAAGGCTTCCTTCATAACTTCTATAATgacaatgtaattttttttagtggttAACAAAGCCACTACCTTCTTTAGATTGATTTTCCAACTATAGTACTACCATAAGTAGTGAACACGTAGCTTGTGAGAGACTTTTGGTTCCCAAACACCTAATAAAGCCTGAGTCAACAAATCCTTCTATGAGAACATATTTAGAAGATTTTCTAACTCCAACATAAACTAGAACTTTCCAAGCGATCCATTCAAGTAACAAAGAATTCATTTAAGAGTTTGGCAATTAGCTCGACTAAGATTTGACATGAACCTGCTAAAAATACTCACATCATAGGCTATATATCAAGGCATGTGCAGACCATCGCATACATAGAAAAACCAACTATATTAGCATTTGAAGTACCATCCACATAACATTTTTCCTCTTAGAAGATTGTTCAATCCCCAAAGTCTTTCCAGAAATTCCAAGGTTCTTCATCAAAACCTTGTTAAGCTCAGTTTTAACCTTTTGCACCTTAGGCTTATTATTACTTGTTATTAAAAGGTTATCTACATACAACAACAATACTATGAAACGAACTCCTTCTAGAAACTTGAAGTAAATGCTAATATCATACTTGTTACATTCAAATCCAATTCTTGTGATGAATTCATCAAACACTTGTTCCATTTCCTTGGGGATTGTTTCAAACCATACAAGGATCTGTTTAACTTACCgacataatattttttgtctCCTACCTCAAATCCTTCTAGTTAGTTCATATGTGGTCTTAAAGTCCATTTGTTCCTGCTTAAGGTTAAGCTCAACAATCATGGCTAACAACATCTTAATGAATTTGTGATTTACTACAAGAGAAAACATATCATTATAATCAACTCAATATGTTAATTATCTTGTTGCTTATGTTTTCCCATCATTGGTTACTAAAGCCTAGAGAGAAAAACTTAAGAGTGATATTAAGTATTATGTACGAGATGACCTTTATCTGTTGCCCCAATAGCCTATGTTATTTTGTGAAGTCTTTGGTGTGTACATTTTATGGACCATTCcctatttttgtttgttttatatgttgatcaagagtgatcaagagctttgaagaatccaaatccaaggtgtttgataaAAGGTTGGTGTTGCTGCTGTGTGTGGGTGAgatctgggtagattaaagtgtaatccactctttcgttgaatctaaaactaatgtgaattgaaacctttttaaaatggaatgtttttcaactaagggaaaaacaacctgttgttttgtcgaatcaaccgattgttttgttcttaagaggttttgaaaaaggttgaaagcggtttgacttggttgacttaactgtcaaaccaaataaattggttgtttcgtattttcaaccgattgtttctttgaaaatcctaacaaaattcagttttgattggtgaatttgtcttaaattatttctaactgaatacgcttcttcattaaatgttttttaaccAATCTTTGGAAGTATATATAGTTTGTTTTATGCTTCTGAAGAGtaagaaacaattttgagaaattcagtttgacaaatttgatctcaagttttcaagattcacatcaagttttggattttcaagtAAGAGTGGAATAaaattgcaattgtattcttttTAGTTGTActttgatcaggtgtaatccttttctctatcttctgtatttctgtagttgtaTTGCagagagtgttgtgtgttcttgaggtgttcaagatcaatactctttgTGTGGTTTgtcaaaggtagtgtgtttcttgacgGGTTCAAAGTCACTattttggtgtgtggtgtttgtaatctggttttgattgcttagtggattacccagtggtttctgggaactggatgtagctcttgttgtaagagtgaaccagtataaacttcTTGTGTGCATTTACCTTTCTCCGAtcttttttaaattctgtttttaagttgtttaaatctctactggtataaacaactgattgaatcgAAGaaactgttgaagatggttgctgccccttcaaaattgtgtttgatgaagacctatatgtagtgtttgatgaagacttttatgtacatttcatgtatttttgctttgctttaagcaTGTCTttgttagtgcttagaggttgtctaagagtgggctttttgctgagtaactcacctcataaccactggccatgtgttaagaacaagcataagttttcctaaactgtttttcacatgttttacacaaaaacacgtttactgcataaaaataaatctgttcttttctaaataaacagattcattttcttcactgatgccttggctaaagtcttgaaaaaaattagattttgtgcatcaggtattttgactaagtcttcttcttttcaaaacgactgagttttaaatagttaaactttctctgttttcgttttgaaaaataaatctgttcatctgtaaatgaatagattctttttctctctggtgccatgacaagcttaaacgttttcagttttatctctgcaccagaatggctgactaagtctcctcacttaacagattctctaactgctttttgaaaataaatctgttcattttattttcaatctgttcattttataacagctttaactgtttttcaaatatctgttataagctggttctctataaaatgcaaacttgttttctgagttcaGAATCAATTcaacaattcatacatttgcaaaaacgagttttacagcagagaatcaaaggtttacaaaggattagcatttgttcttcaaagatttcaaaaatcacaaagtgtttgttcttggtttggttccaaaagcttggtgtgaggtgcagctactgttctagcaatcttgcctactggtttaaggctgatctttgttacctcaatcaggtgtagtcgtttcacttcttattacttgtaatagtttggttgaaccctcttcttgataggtgttcttggagagtgggtgtgtgtgtgagctgaaataggtttttttcagcaaagagtacctaagttcttgtaggtttcaagaacagtgggaagcgtacttgattgtactgtgttttagtgatttccacctgttgttggtgaagactggatgtagctcaggttgagtgaaccagtataactgcttgtgttcattctctctcactctctgcaatttcgtttctgcataattggtaaaacagcaaagaaataaatctgttcaattgaaaataaatctgttctttctgggcactgtgcatactgttcttgatttctgaaaaagctgtttgaatctgataaagaacatatataatctgctaaaagccattggaacaCATTGACTGTAataggctgctcaagaaactgttaaagctattaattgaaccttaaacaattgttgaaagttgaagcttgctgttctgtgatccattgttcttaatttctggaaaattgcttgacatcaagaagaacactcataatctgttaaaagccactagaacaggttgtttgcaaaggtcactcaattaattagcatactatcaattgaaccttaatcatttgcttgaaattaaagtttgttgttttttgtttcactgtttttcattctgatatctgtgtgtgtgcatctgggaaatctatctgcatagtcttgtgattaaccttgctgtattaaaagcgtttcaaacaaaaacagtgctgaaataaatctgttcattttcacataaatcgatttattttctgtaaaactgtgttaaacactgtttctgcgagaaagttttaagagGTCAATTcaacccccctcttgaactttggcactattaaacccaacaattggtatcagagctaggacttgtagtttaatcaagtttgtttgtaaaaatgtctgagtttaatgtgctttttgctgagggttctgctgtaaatagaccacctatgtttaatggattgaattatgcattttggaaagttagaatgagaatttttatggaatccattgatgcattaatttgggaagctgtggtcaatggaccttatgtgccaatgcagattgtcaaagatgaacaagttgaaaagccaagatcagagTGGAATGAGActgaaaggaggaaggctcaacatgatcttgtggccaagaatatcataacttctgcattgacaatggacgagttcttcagaatatctcaatgtaagtcagctaaggag harbors:
- the LOC137819633 gene encoding cytochrome P450 71A1-like — protein: MGAFPMQDMLVAATDTTAATTVWAMTALLHNPRVMKKVQEEIRTLGGKKEFLEEDDIEKFPYLKAVIKEVFRRYPPAPLLVARETNKACMIGSYEIPAKTIVFVNAWAIHRDPESWKDPEEFLPERFLDSTVDFHGHDFELIPFGAGRRICPGIPMAVASLNLILANILNSFDWELPEGVRKEDIDTEMLPGLAQHKKNPLYVLAKPRI